Part of the Onthophagus taurus isolate NC chromosome 11, IU_Otau_3.0, whole genome shotgun sequence genome is shown below.
gcccaaaacgtgatattatgacgttatacgccgttctgagacatgtttgaactttctatcacttttggttccgataattctgttgaccatatttgtgatattcaagcgccaaatgacatcttggagtatgttggagataaaaaacaaaatgtgcccaaaacgtgatattatgacgttatacgccgttctgagacatgtttgaactttctatcacttttggttccggtaattctgtcgaccatatatgtgatatttagatgccaaatgtcacattggagcatgttggagataaaaaacaaaatgtgcccaaaacgtgatattatgacgttatacgccgttctgagccatgtttgaactttctatcacttttggttccggtaattttgtcgaccatatatgtgatatttggatgccaaatgtcacataggagcatgttggagataaaaaacaaaatgtgcccaaaacgctatattatgacgttatacgccgttctgagacatgtttgaactttctatcacttttggttccgataattctgttgaccattattgtgatattcaggggccaaatgacatcttggagcattttggagataaaaaacaaaatgtgcccaaaacgtgatattatgacgttatacgccgttctgagacatgtttgaactttctatcacttttggttccgataattctgttgaccatatttgtgatattcaggggccccTGAATATAgcgttttcggcacattttgttttttatctccaacatgctccaagatgtcatttggcgcctgaatatcacaaatattgtcaacagaattatcggaaccaaaagtgatagaaagttcaaacatgtctcagaacggcgtataacgtcataataaaacgttttgggcgcattttgttttttatctccaacatgctccaagatgtcatttggcgcatgaatatcacaaatattgtcaacagaattatcggaaccaaaagtgatagaaagttcaaacatgtctcagaacggcgtataacgtcataatatcacgttttgggcacattttgttttttatctccaacttgctccaagatgtcatttggcccctgaatattacaaatgtggtcaacagaattatcggaaccaaaagtgatagaaagttcaaacatgtctcagaacggcgtataacgtcataatatagcgttttgggcatattttgttttttatctccaacatgctcctatgtgacatttggcatccaaatatcacatatatggtcgacaaaattaccggaaccaaaaatgatagaaagttcaaacatgtctcagaacggcgtataacgtcataatatcacgttttatgcgcattttgttttttatctccaacatgctccaagatgtcatttggcgcctgaatatcacaaaaatggtcaacagaattaccagaaccaaaagtggcagaaagttcaaacatgtctcagaacggcgtataacgtcataatatcacgttttatgcgcattttgttttttatctcaaacatgctccaagatgtcatttggcgcctgaatatcacaaaaatggtcagcagaattaccggaaccaaaagtgatagaaagttcaaacatgtctcagaacggcgtataacgtcataatatcacgttctgggcacattttgttttttatctccaacatgctccaatgtgacatttggcatccaaatatcacatatatggtcgacaaaattaccggaaccaaaagtgatagaaagttcaaacatgtctcagaacggcgtataacgtcataatatcacgttttatgcgcattttgtattttatctccaacatgctccaagatgtcatttggcgcctgaatatcacaaatatggtcaacagaattatcggaaccaaaagtgatagaaagttcaaacatggctcagaacggcgtataacgtcataatatcacgctttgggcgcattttgttttttatctcaaacatgctccaagatgtcatttggcgcctgaatatcacaaaaatggtcagcagaattaccggaaccaaaagtgatagaaagttcaaacatgactcagaacggcgtataacgtcataatatcacgttttgggcacattttgttttttatctccaatatgctccaagatgccatttggcgcctgaatatcacaaatatggtcaacagaattatcggaaccaaaagtgatagaaagttcaaacatttctcagaacggcgtataacgtcataatatcacgttttgggcgcattttgttttttatctccaacatgctccaagatgttatttggcgcctgaatatcacaaatattgtcaacagcattatcggaaccaaaagtgatagaaagttcaaacatgcctcagaacggcatataacgtcataatataacgttttgggcacattttgttttttatctccagcatgctccaagatgtcatttggcgcctgaatatcacaaaaatggtcaacagaattaccggaaccaaatgtgatagaaagttcaaacatgtctcagaacggcgtataacgtcataatatcacgttttgggcacaatttgttttttatctccaacatgctccaatgtgacatttggcatccaaatatcacatacatggtcgacaaaattaccggaaccaaaactgatagaaagttcaaacatgtctcagaacggcgtataacgtcataatatcacgttttgggcacattttgttttttatctccaacatgctccatgatgtcatttggcccctgaatatcacaaaaatggtcaacagaattatcggaatcaaaagtgatagaaagttaaaacatgtctcagaacggcgtataacgtcataatataacgttttgggcacattttgttttttatctccaacatgctccaatgtgacatttggcatctaaatatcccatatatggtcaacagaattatcggaatcaaaagtgatagaaagttaaaacatgtctcagaacggcgtataacgtcataatatcacgttctgggcacattttgttttttatctccaacatgctccaatgtgacatttggcatccaaatatcacatatatggtcgacaaaattaccggaaccaaaagtgatagaaagttcaaacatgtctcagaacggcgtataacgtcataatatcacgttttggacacattttgttttttatctccaacatgctccaatgtgacatttggcatctaaatatcacatatatggtcgacagaattaccggaaccaaaagtgatagaaagttcaaacatggctcagaacggcgtataacgtcataataacacgttttgggcacattttgttttttatctccaacatgctccaagatgtcatttggcccctgaatatcacaaaaatggtcaacagaactatcggaaccaaaagtgatagaaagttcaaacatggctcagaacggcgtataacgtcataatatcacgttttgggcacattttgttttttatctccaacatgctccaatgtgacatttggcatccaaatatcacatatatggtcgacaaaattaccggaaccaaaagtgatagaaagttcaaacatgtctcagaacggcgtataacgtcataatatcacgttttatgcgcattttgttttttatctccaacatgctccaagatgtcatttggcgcctgaatatcacaaatatgttcaacagaattatcggaaccaaaagtgatagaaagttcaaacatggctcagaacggcgtatagcgtcataatatcacgctttgggcgcattttgttttttatctcaaacgtgctccaagatgtcatttggcgcctgaatatcccaaaaatggtcaacagaattaccggaaccaaaagtgatagaaagttcaaacatgtctcagaacggcgtataacgtcataatataacgttttgggcatattttgttttttatctccaacatgctccaatgtgacatttggcatctaaatatcacatatatggtcgacagaattaccggaactaaaagtgatagaaagttcaaacatggctcagaacagcgtataacgtcataatatcacgttttgggcgcattttgttttttaactccaacatgctccaagatgtcatttggcgcctgaatatcacaaatattgttaacagaattatcggaaccaaaagtgatagaaagttcaagcatgcctcagaacggcgtataacgtcataatataacgttttgggcacattttgttttttatctccaacatgctccaatgtgacatttggcatctaaatatcacatatatggtcgacagaattaccggaacgaaaagtgatagaaagttcaaacatgcctcagaaaggcgtataacgtcataatataacgttttgggcacaatttgttttttatctccaacatgctccaatgtgacatttggcatctaaatatcacatatatggtcgacagaattaccggaaccaaaagtgatagaaagttcaaacatgtctcagaacggcgtataacgtcataatatcacgttttgggcacattttgttttttatctccaacatgctccaagatgtcatttgtcccctgaatatcacaaaaatggtcaacagaattatcggaaccaaaagtgatagaaagttcaaacatggctcagaacggcgtataacgtcataatatcacgttttgcgcacattttgttttttatctccaacatgctccaatgtgacatttggcatctaaatatcacatatatggtcgacagaattaccggaaccaaaagtgatagaaagttcaaacatggctcagaacggcgtataacgtcataatgtcacgttttgggcgcattttgttttttatctccaacatgctccaagatgtcatttggcgcctgaacatcacaaaaatggtcaacagaattatcggaaccaaaagtgatagaaaattcaaacatggctcagaacggcgtataacgtcataatatcacgttttgggcacattttgttttttatctccaacatgctccaatgtgacatttggcatccaaatatcacatatatggtcgacaaaattaccggaaccaaaagtgatagaaagttcaaacatgtctcagaacggcgtataacgtcatattaacacgttttgggcacattttgttttttatctccaacatgctccaagatgtcatttggcccctgaatatcacaaaaatggtcaacagaactatcggaaccaaaagtgatagaaagttcaaacatggctcagaacggcgtataacgtcataatatcacgttttgggcacattttgttttttatctccaacatgctccaatgtgacatttggcatccaaatatcacatatatggtcgacaaaattaccggaaccaaaagtgatagaaagttcaaacatgtctcagaacggcgtataacgtcataatatcacgttttatgcgcattttgttttttatctccaacatgctccaagatgtcatttggcgcctgaatatcacaaatatgttcaacagaattatcggaaccaaaagtgatagaaagttcaaacatggctcagaacggcgtataacgtcataatatcacgctttgggcgcattttgttttttatctcaaacgtgctccaagatgtcatttggcgcctgaatatcccaaaaatggtcaacagaattaccggaaccaaaagtgatagaaagttcaaacatgtctcagaacggcgtataacgtcataatataacgttttgggcatattttgttttttatctccaacatgctccaatgtgacatttggcatctaaatatcacatatatggtcgacagaattaccggaaccaaaagtgatagaaagttcaaacatggctcagaacagcgtataacgtcataatatcacgttttgggcgcattttgttttttaactccaacatgctccaagatgtcatttggcgcctgaatatcacaaatattgtcaacagaattatcggaaccaaaagtgatagaaagttcaagcatgcctcagaacggcgtataacgtcataatataacgttttgggcacattttgttttttatctccaacatgctccaatgtgacatttggcatctaaatatcacatatatggtcgacagaattaccggaaccaaaagtgatagaagtagtagataaaagccgattctagaacctcctctcagaacctcaggtcaaggtcaaggccaaggtcacgttgagtgaccttgaccttgaccttgccctgaggttctgggaggaggttccagaatcggctattgcaaagggggtcgttgaccagtaacctagacctaaacaatgacctttactttgagctcacctcaggtcaagatcacgtttagtgaccatgaccttgatcagtaaccttgacctgaacaatgacctttactttgacctcaacggagaccttgaagtcaaccttaattgtgaccaTGACATTGACCTTGTACGTGACCTGAAATGAAGGTTACACGACGTGAGTTCATTGAAAACCCCACTTCGGAGGAGGTATGCTTTAAATAGCAGATAGAAAATCGTGTTCAACAGTATTGAAGTAAGAGTGTTGTGAACATGTTGACCTGCGACGTGTGTTACAAAGAGTTTACTAGACCAGATAATCTTGTGAGACATCAACGCACAGCATGTATTGGGAAACGTCGAAAGGTGGAAGAGGATCAACAAGGAGATGTTATAGTGTGTGAAATATGTGATGAACACGTAACCAGACAATGTTATTCCTCACATCTGCGCAGCAACAAACATAAACAGAAAGCCTTCGTAATAATAGATGATGgtgtagaaaaaatagattcgatatttggagataaaatatgtAGTTTTAGAGTGAGCGATCATGAACGGAAGTACGTAGACATGAAGGAATTCAGTAACCGAATTAGAGAAAAAGTTATCAGTTTGATACAGTCCGTGAGGAATGTAAATGGTAGTTTAAAAGTGAATACGGAAATTTTTGGattgtatttcataaatacgaaggaagaagtggaaatcaaatcattcaacacaaaaaataaaattataacagtaGCCGTAGACTTGTACCAAACATACGAGGACTTTATGGACGAGATTATGGTGAAAATGTCGGAATTCCAAGAACGGGACTCAGGTAAGAGTATAAGAATAGAAAAGTAGTAAAATGCGAAACTAAAGGCGTTAATACTGCAGGTTGGACCTTGTTGGAAATATTATATCTTGAAGTGAACTGTAACAAGTTTAATCCTACAAGAGCATCGAGCTACATCGACTTACCGACATCCATAAAAGGGAAGAGAGCGGTAATAAATGTGcaaaataacgataataagTGCTTTGCTTGGGCACTGATGTCCGCGCTGTACCAACCCACAGGTTTACCGCAAAGAATATCATCATACCCAGATTATAGGgaaacagaattaaagtttGACTGCGTAACATTCCCAGTACCCATCAGAGACATACCAAAATTtgaggaagaaaataacatttcaattAACGTCTATGGTATAAATTCTTGGTATAATGGAGAGAAAATGGTAGATGATATTGTaactgtatgtatatgtaaacaGAAACGGGAGCGTCATGTAAACTTATTAGTAGTCAGCGACAATTTCGGGAATAACCactattgttggataaaaaacttatctcgACTGATAAATACACAATCATCGACTCATGAACATCAAAGATATATTTGTGAGGGTTGTTTGCAATACTTTTCAACTGAAGACAAGTTGGTACGACATCAGATGGATGActgtaaaaaagtgaaagCAACAGTACCAAGCgaacaaataaaagtgaatAAGTTCGGACATctagaaaaggaaaatgttttacaatttgaaggatttgaaaaaaaaatgaaagttccGTTTGTGGTGTACGCCGATTTCGAGGCGATTCTGAAACCCTTAACGCCCGAAGAAGGAAAAGTTTACGATGATAATAAACCATATACGGCCCGATGTTTTGAACACGAACCATACGCGTTTGCGTACTACATTAAGTGTGCTTACGATGATAACTTATCGAAATTCCGAATATACCGAGGGCGAAACGCTGCTCtggaatttattataagattggagaaggatgtaatagagatctataaacaacatttgaggCAAACAAAGGATATGATACCGCTAAGCTGTCTGGACCAATTTGTACATGAACTGAGTTCCGTATGTCACATTTGTGATAAACcaataaacaaagaagagaAAGTGTGTGATCACGATCACTTGACAGGATTGTATAGGGGTCCTGCGCATTCCGTctgcaatataaattataaattaccgaTGTTTATCCCTGTGTTTTTCCACAACCTGTCGAATTACGATGCCCACATGTTTGTGAAAAGTATTGCCCTAAACAAGGAGGAagtagaggtgatagcacaaaacaaagaaaaatatatttctttttccaaaaaaatagttgtCGGAGAAACAACCGATAACAAGGGAAAGAAACGCAaagtgtttatgaaaataagattCG
Proteins encoded:
- the LOC139432111 gene encoding uncharacterized protein; translated protein: MLTCDVCYKEFTRPDNLVRHQRTACIGKRRKVEEDQQGDVIVCEICDEHVTRQCYSSHLRSNKHKQKAFVIIDDGVEKIDSIFGDKICSFRVSDHERKYVDMKEFSNRIREKVISLIQSVRNVNGSLKVNTEIFGLYFINTKEEVEIKSFNTKNKIITVAVDLYQTYEDFMDEIMVKMSEFQERDSGWTLLEILYLEVNCNKFNPTRASSYIDLPTSIKGKRAVINVQNNDNKCFAWALMSALYQPTGLPQRISSYPDYRETELKFDCVTFPVPIRDIPKFEEENNISINVYGINSWYNGEKMVDDIVTVCICKQKRERHVNLLVVSDNFGNNHYCWIKNLSRLINTQSSTHEHQRYICEGCLQYFSTEDKLVRHQMDDCKKVKATVPSEQIKVNKFGHLEKENVLQFEGFEKKMKVPFVVYADFEAILKPLTPEEGKVYDDNKPYTARCFEHEPYAFAYYIKCAYDDNLSKFRIYRGRNAALEFIIRLEKDVIEIYKQHLRQTKDMIPLSCLDQFVHELSSVCHICDKPINKEEKVCDHDHLTGLYRGPAHSVCNINYKLPMFIPVFFHNLSNYDAHMFVKSIALNKEEVEVIAQNKEKYISFSKKIVVGETTDNKGKKRKVFMKIRFVDSFRFMASSLEKLVSYLDDKDCVEVKKKFKDSEEFRLMRQKGVFPYSFVDSFEKLEYSKLPDHTQFYDILSSSNISKEQYSRAQTVWNKFKCTTLGEYSDLYLTSDVLMLTDVFENFRTISLENYNLDPCHYYTAPGFGWDALLKMTGVKLELLSDIDMLHFFKKGIRGGLCMCVKRSAIANNKFLDDFNPEKPSSYILYLDATNLYGYAMSCKLPTGGFRWLSNQEIADIDVECLDDEHLGYVFEVDLEYPERLHNQHDDLPFCPENIIAPGSKHPKLIANLQNKSKYIIHYVNLRECVKKGLKLTKIHRALQFQQSPWMKPYIDFNSEKRMNATNEFGKNHYKQMNNIVYGKTMENVENRVDIRLVSHWENRYRRPGAEALIAKPTFKSSKIFCHNLVAIEMQKVEVKYNKPLYVGFSVLELSKAVIYNFFYNFLKEKYGENVLLLYTDTDSLILEIFTENVYQDIKENIEMFDTSNYKLNNRHNIPPGPPIVGKMKDEYPNTILTSFYGTGAKAYCINTLEGVVKRAKGVKKYVIDKNLSVSEYKRIIEDGGSVRKKMYVFRSSYHTMYTELKNKVALSAHDDKRYVMEDGCHTLAWGNYLIEDLRREDLLDNLLELLNVNMYG